From Odontesthes bonariensis isolate fOdoBon6 chromosome 21, fOdoBon6.hap1, whole genome shotgun sequence, a single genomic window includes:
- the hoxb4a gene encoding homeobox protein Hox-B4a, producing MAMSSYLINSNYVDPKFPPCEEYSQSDYLPSHSPDYYSSHRQEPTAFQPDSLYQHHHHPKPQTPQQQQRADPTYTPCQRKAQHASVVMSPRGHVLPTTSVLEQSRRSDSATPSPPPASSCGQTTNNQSTSPPGSSRKDPVVYPWMKKVHVNIVNTSYSGGEPKRSRTAYTRQQVLELEKEFHFNRYLTRRRRVEIAHTLCLSERQIKIWFQNRRMKWKKDHKLPNTKVRSGTNGTTNPQTMSSPQSQPL from the exons ATGGCCATGAGCTCCTATTTGATCAACTCCAACTATGTGGACCCGAAGTTCCCCCCCTGCGAGGAATACTCCCAGAGCGACTATCTGCCCAGTCACTCCCCGGACTACTACAGCTCCCACAGGCAAGAGCCCACCGCCTTCCAGCCGGACTCCCTCTAccaacaccaccaccacccgaAACCCCAGactcctcagcagcagcagcgagcCGACCCGACATACACGCCGTGCCAGCGCAAAGCGCAGCACGCGTCTGTGGTGATGTCCCCGCGCGGTCACGTTCTCCCGACCACCTCAGTGTTGGAGCAGAGCCGCCGCAGCGACTCGGCTACACCGAGCCCGCCTCCAGCTTCGTCCTGCGGTCAAACGACCAACAACCAAAGCACCTCTCCCCCCGGGAGTTCCCGCAAGGACCCGGTGGTCTACCCGTGGATGAAGAAAGTGCACGTAAACATCG TGAATACCAGCTACTCAGGGGGAGAGCCGAAGCGTTCGCGGACGGCCTACACGCGCCAACAGGTTCTGGAGCTCGAGAAGGAGTTCCACTTTAACCGGTACCTGACGCGCAGGCGCAGGGTGGAGATCGCGCACACTCTGTGCTTGTCAGAGCGGCAGATCAAGATCTGGTTTCAGAATCGGAGGATGAAATGGAAGAAAGACCACAAGCTGCCCAACACCAAAGTTCGGTCCGGGACAAACGGCACCACAAATCCCCAGACTATGTCCAGCCCCCAGAGCCAACCCCTATAG